In Stieleria varia, one genomic interval encodes:
- a CDS encoding tetratricopeptide repeat protein — protein MIDKCVASEPTDRPSAAEVLTLLRTAGPKSDSLRAMPHAAIGRRRFGLALVGGAAGLVAAGYWISDASDELASIQTLAVLSFDDQYSSDIESGIPLGDRDMTAGERIAATLVNELSRIDQIGVLPFRPMKISPGDSYQSLGDKLKVDAFVAGSIRQNAGTDQGFVEVTLQIISSKSGNQLWSETLRRPADDCMLKHSGLAGEIAQRIGKRLTATVNQPSPPSRELYNCYVDGKARADIESVAGLRQSLMCFQQAHDAAPDSVDPLAAIVTTSLTLASQSSQSEANEYMQTALVNLQKAIQLKQETVELQLAKGAWEWQKLKHFDEAEKILGELSRRQPYHWQVQHQYGLLLAALSEDTLARKHLQDAALLNSMSLAVKVDRRRLDWFRGYDVEALSGTKTYLDLGTSDAGKSDIGKSDALARGLMVDILEQQGDYDRAGEVLRWETPALTEAAYYDRRSESLKETPYGLFGDRLNQVILDTRRGKELTAADLEDLQLGPFPMFPLLFARHPAFAPARLLPEAKQYLPNPHAV, from the coding sequence TTGATCGACAAATGCGTCGCGTCCGAACCCACCGATCGTCCCTCCGCCGCGGAGGTTCTGACCCTACTGAGGACGGCAGGGCCGAAGTCGGATTCGCTGCGGGCGATGCCGCATGCCGCCATCGGGCGCCGCCGTTTCGGACTCGCTCTGGTTGGCGGAGCAGCGGGATTGGTCGCTGCCGGCTATTGGATTTCCGACGCAAGTGACGAATTGGCGTCGATTCAAACACTTGCCGTCCTATCGTTTGATGATCAGTACTCAAGTGACATCGAAAGCGGGATTCCGCTGGGCGATCGTGATATGACCGCGGGCGAAAGGATAGCGGCAACACTAGTCAATGAGCTTTCACGAATCGACCAGATCGGTGTCCTGCCGTTTCGTCCGATGAAGATCAGTCCCGGTGACAGCTACCAGAGTTTGGGTGACAAACTAAAGGTCGATGCCTTTGTCGCTGGCTCGATTCGCCAAAATGCCGGTACCGACCAGGGTTTTGTGGAAGTCACGCTACAGATCATTTCCTCGAAATCTGGCAATCAGCTTTGGAGCGAAACGCTTCGACGTCCCGCCGATGACTGCATGCTGAAACATTCCGGATTGGCCGGAGAGATCGCACAACGAATTGGCAAACGCCTGACGGCCACTGTGAATCAACCCTCACCGCCCTCGCGGGAGCTCTACAACTGCTATGTCGACGGGAAAGCCAGAGCGGATATCGAGAGTGTCGCTGGACTTCGGCAGTCGTTGATGTGTTTTCAACAAGCGCACGACGCGGCACCGGACTCGGTCGATCCACTCGCGGCCATCGTGACCACCTCGCTGACACTTGCTTCGCAGAGTAGCCAAAGCGAAGCGAACGAATACATGCAGACCGCATTGGTGAACTTGCAAAAAGCCATACAGCTAAAACAAGAGACCGTCGAGTTGCAATTGGCAAAGGGAGCGTGGGAATGGCAAAAGCTGAAACACTTTGACGAAGCCGAAAAGATCCTCGGCGAATTGTCGCGTCGCCAGCCCTACCATTGGCAAGTTCAACATCAATACGGACTGTTGTTGGCGGCATTGAGTGAAGACACATTGGCACGCAAGCATCTGCAGGACGCTGCGTTACTCAATTCGATGTCGCTGGCAGTCAAAGTCGATCGCAGACGCCTGGACTGGTTTCGTGGATATGACGTTGAGGCGCTCAGCGGCACGAAGACTTATCTCGACTTGGGTACCTCCGACGCGGGCAAATCCGACATCGGCAAATCCGACGCACTGGCTCGTGGGTTGATGGTCGACATCCTGGAGCAACAGGGCGACTACGACCGGGCCGGAGAAGTATTGCGATGGGAGACGCCAGCGTTGACCGAGGCGGCTTACTACGATCGCCGCTCCGAGTCACTTAAAGAGACTCCGTACGGCCTATTCGGCGATCGGCTCAACCAAGTCATCTTGGACACGCGGCGGGGCAAAGAACTCACCGCGGCAGACCTGGAGGATTTGCAACTTGGTCCATTTCCGATGTTTCCGTTGCTTTTCGCCCGTCACCCGGCCTTTGCCCCAGCCCGATTGCTGCCCGAAGCAAAGCAGTATTTGCCAAACCCCCATGCCGTTTGA